In Maledivibacter sp., the following are encoded in one genomic region:
- the nadD gene encoding nicotinate-nucleotide adenylyltransferase, with product MKKIGLMGGTFDPIHYGHLVLAEQVRTRFDLDMVYFIPVGTPPHKEEENITNSGHRYFMTLLATITNPYFEMSKIEIENHGTSYTVDTIKKFKEAVDCDAQLYFITGADAIYELETWKNVKELLSICNFIAAGRPGIDEYQVKKKIEYLNKKYNGNIILTSVPALAISSTDIRQRIKEGKSIKYILPESVEYYIYKNNLYRTH from the coding sequence ATGAAAAAGATTGGATTGATGGGTGGAACATTTGACCCAATTCATTATGGACACCTCGTATTAGCAGAACAAGTAAGAACACGATTTGATTTAGATATGGTATATTTTATTCCCGTGGGGACTCCACCCCATAAAGAGGAAGAAAATATAACTAATAGCGGACATAGGTATTTCATGACATTATTAGCTACCATAACTAATCCCTACTTTGAGATGTCAAAAATTGAGATCGAGAACCATGGGACATCATATACTGTGGATACTATAAAAAAATTCAAAGAAGCTGTTGATTGTGATGCTCAGTTGTATTTTATTACTGGTGCCGACGCAATATATGAGCTTGAAACATGGAAAAATGTTAAAGAGCTTTTGAGCATATGTAATTTTATTGCTGCGGGCAGACCAGGAATTGATGAATATCAAGTTAAAAAGAAAATTGAATACCTAAATAAAAAATATAATGGGAATATAATATTAACTTCTGTACCTGCACTTGCAATTTCATCTACAGATATAAGGCAAAGAATTAAAGAAGGTAAGAGTATAAAATATATCTTACCTGAATCTGTTGAATATTATATATATAAGAATAATCTATATAGAACCCACTAA